A genomic window from Gracilinanus agilis isolate LMUSP501 chromosome X, AgileGrace, whole genome shotgun sequence includes:
- the SPACA4 gene encoding sperm acrosome membrane-associated protein 4 codes for MCRCPYIYLGLILILILAPMATTKKCYHCDVTVAYHCVGIPMICEDEEDCYVGRGTAKGFPGIIKKGCIQAVSCTWPQSITFQDVTYNLTTYCCQEELCNIIQPRRSPNPPDAVTAIAVAAGLLLAFLLCWLL; via the coding sequence ATGTGCCGCTGCCCATATATTTACCTGGGCCTCATCCTTATTCTCATATTGGCCCCTATGGCAACAACCAAGAAATGCTACCATTGTGATGTGACAGTAGCTTATCATTGTGTGGGTATCCCTATGATTTGTGAAGACGAAGAAGACTGCTATGTTGGGCGTGGTACAGCTAAAGGTTTCCCTGGAATTATTAAAAAAGGTTGTATACAAGCTGTCTCTTGCACCTGGCCCCAGTCTATTACCTTCCAGGATGTAACCTACAATCTGACCACCTACTGCTGCCAAGAGGAACTGTGTAATATCATCCAGCCTCGTCGATCCCCAAATCCACCAGATGCCGTTACTGCTATTGCTGTGGCTGCTGGACTTCTCTTGGCATTTCTTCTCTGTTGGCTGCTGTGa
- the LOC123253662 gene encoding casein kinase I-like, which yields MASSIVGGKYELLRKVGAGSFGDIYLAINITNGEEVAVKLESQKAKHPQLLYESKLYKVLQGGVGIPHMRWYGQEKDYNVLVMDLLGPSLEDLFNFCSRRFTMKTVLMLADQMISRIEYVHTKNFIHRDIKPDNFLMGIGPHCNKLFLIDFGLAKKYRDNRTRQHIPYREDKNLTGTARYASINAHLGIEQSRRDDMESLGYVLMYFNKSSLPWQGLKAATKKQKYEKISEKKMSTPVEVLCQGFPAEFAMYLNYCRDLCFEEAPDYMYLRQLFRILFRTLNHQYDYTFDWTMLKQKMT from the coding sequence ATGGCGAGCAGCATAGTCGGGGGCAAGTACGAGCTGCTTCGGAAGGTCGGGGCCGGCTCTTTCGGGGACATCTACCTGGCCATCAACATCACGAATGGCGAGGAGGTGGCCGTGAAGCTGGAGTCCCAGAAGGCCAAGCACCCGCAGCTGCTGTACGAGAGTAAGCTGTACAAGGTGCTGCAGGGAGGGGTGGGCATCCCCCATATGCGCTGGTACGGCCAGGAGAAAGACTATAACGTCCTTGTCATGGACCTCCTGGGGCCTAGCCTGGAGGACCTCTTCAATTTCTGCTCGCGCAGATTCACCATGAAAACCGTGCTCATGCTGGCCGACCAGATGATTAGCAGGATTGAATATGTGCATACCAAGAATTTCATCCATAGGGACATTAAGCCGGATAATTTCCTGATGGGGATCGGGCCTCACTGCAACAAGCTGTTCCTCATTGACTTTGGACTGGCCAAAAAGTACCGAGACAACAGAACAAGGCAGCACATTCCCTACAGGGAAGATAAGAACCTCACTGGCACTGCCCGGTATGCCAGCATCAATGCCCACCTTGGCATCGAGCAGAGCCGTCGTGATGACATGGAATCCCTGGGCTATGTGCTGATGTATTTCAACAAAAGCAGCCTGCCCTGGCAAGGCCTAAAGGCTGCCACCAAGAAGCAGAAGTATGAAAAGATCAGTGAGAAAAAGATGTCCACCCCTGTGGAAGTCCTCTGCCAGGGGTTCCCAGCAGAATTCGCCATGTATCTCAACTACTGCCGTGATCTTTGCTTCGAAGAGGCTCCTGATTACATGTACCTGAGGCAGCTGTTTCGCATTCTTTTCAGAACTCTGAACCACCAGTACGACTACACATTCGACTGGACAATGCTAAAGCAGAAAATGACCTAA